From Calothrix sp. PCC 6303, a single genomic window includes:
- a CDS encoding SUMF1/EgtB/PvdO family nonheme iron enzyme — protein sequence MGKNWAIAIGINNYDNLQSLKYAQRDAEVMAAWFGEEAKFDQIFLFTENSPPIPANPPIVTQPTNARFRRFLNVQFETPLLNPEDNLWFFFAGHGKRYNDQDYLMFPDSDPTDSTTAISVDYITQRLRRCGADNVVLLLDACRDEGSRGGLGIGEEKHQGVITFYSCNANQQSWEIDELQHGAFTHTLLEGLRLQGEFSCATVERLDQYLRYNVPKINSSYKKPIQNPYLKAEPPYKMYFILLKQAARLQDVILLKYQASQAENKGDLSLAKQLWKRVVAAVGYDLEAFEAIERIAVRISSGQDVLRNSSGQDTRTTTNIQTVTSSRGDNQNSPPSLRWKGVGGLASFQFDVVTVNQQGKEVNREKREAEYFREDLGNGINLDMVYIPAGSFMMGTEDAEIERLVKKFNWDGYRREKPQHQVTVPAFCMGKYPITQAQWKAVAALPQINRKLKAEPSSFKGDNRPVEQVSWYDAVEFCERLYKKTGKEYRLPSEAEWEYACRAGTTTPFHFGETITSKLGNYDARNTFAEQAKGEYRQQTTPVGQFSANAFGLYDMHGNVWEWCLDDCHINYTGAPKDGTPWFDNENNNLSEKTGNPVLRGGSWYNDPGFCRSAYRYFSSSRDYIFNNFGFRVVCGFGRTL from the coding sequence ATGGGGAAAAATTGGGCGATCGCAATCGGAATTAACAACTACGATAATTTACAATCTCTCAAATATGCCCAGCGTGATGCTGAAGTTATGGCTGCTTGGTTTGGAGAGGAAGCGAAGTTTGACCAAATTTTTCTCTTTACAGAAAATTCTCCCCCAATTCCTGCAAATCCACCCATAGTTACACAACCTACTAATGCTCGCTTTCGGCGATTTTTGAATGTTCAGTTTGAAACACCTTTGCTGAATCCAGAGGATAATCTCTGGTTTTTCTTTGCTGGGCATGGAAAACGGTACAATGACCAAGACTATTTAATGTTTCCCGATAGTGACCCGACAGATAGCACAACGGCTATTTCTGTGGATTATATCACTCAGCGATTGCGACGTTGTGGTGCTGATAATGTGGTGTTGTTGTTGGATGCTTGTCGGGATGAAGGTAGTCGGGGAGGATTGGGAATTGGTGAGGAGAAACATCAAGGGGTAATTACGTTTTATTCCTGTAATGCGAATCAACAATCTTGGGAAATTGATGAATTACAGCATGGTGCATTTACCCATACGTTACTGGAAGGATTGCGGTTACAGGGAGAATTTAGTTGCGCGACAGTTGAACGATTAGACCAATATTTGCGCTACAACGTCCCAAAAATTAATTCTAGTTATAAAAAGCCAATACAAAACCCTTATTTAAAGGCAGAACCACCTTACAAAATGTATTTTATCTTGTTGAAGCAAGCTGCCAGACTTCAGGATGTGATTTTATTGAAGTACCAAGCATCTCAAGCTGAAAACAAGGGTGATTTATCTTTAGCCAAGCAATTGTGGAAAAGGGTTGTTGCTGCTGTTGGTTATGATTTAGAAGCATTTGAAGCAATTGAAAGAATTGCTGTAAGGATTAGTAGTGGGCAAGATGTTCTTAGAAATTCTAGCGGGCAAGATACCCGCACCACAACTAATATCCAGACAGTAACCTCTTCAAGAGGAGATAATCAAAATTCTCCCCCTTCCCTGAGATGGAAGGGGGTTGGGGGATTAGCTTCTTTCCAGTTTGATGTGGTGACGGTAAATCAACAAGGAAAGGAAGTTAACCGAGAAAAACGCGAAGCTGAGTATTTTCGTGAAGATTTGGGCAATGGTATCAACTTGGATATGGTTTATATCCCTGCTGGTAGCTTCATGATGGGTACCGAAGATGCAGAAATAGAGAGACTTGTTAAAAAATTTAATTGGGATGGTTATAGGAGAGAAAAACCACAGCATCAAGTCACTGTTCCTGCTTTCTGTATGGGTAAATACCCAATTACTCAAGCCCAATGGAAAGCTGTTGCAGCACTACCCCAAATTAACCGCAAACTGAAAGCAGAACCATCTAGCTTTAAAGGCGATAACCGACCTGTAGAACAAGTATCTTGGTACGATGCGGTGGAATTTTGTGAACGATTATACAAAAAAACAGGCAAAGAATACCGTCTTCCCAGCGAAGCCGAATGGGAATATGCTTGTCGGGCTGGAACTACGACACCCTTCCACTTTGGCGAAACCATTACTAGCAAGTTAGGGAATTACGATGCTAGGAATACCTTTGCAGAACAAGCTAAAGGAGAATATCGCCAACAAACTACCCCTGTCGGGCAGTTTTCAGCGAATGCTTTTGGTTTATACGATATGCACGGCAATGTGTGGGAATGGTGTTTGGATGATTGTCACATTAATTATACGGGAGCGCCAAAAGATGGTACTCCTTGGTTTGACAATGAAAATAATAATCTTTCTGAAAAAACGGGTAATCCGGTGCTGCGCGGCGGTTCCTGGTACAACGATCCTGGTTTCTGCCGTTCTGCGTACCGTTACTTCAGCTCTTCGCGCGACTATATCTTCAACAATTTTGGTTTTCGTGTTGTTTGTGGGTTCGGGAGGACTCTCTAG
- a CDS encoding polysaccharide deacetylase family protein has product MEQNKSFGWSQGILFALLGLAGCLSLALILPITQSIPNGKSKQNNLDVKDTTLTLGNQERVETIKTTMLNTWEIEARARGLAYVLPARFQGVTLSEAKLIKGEKVIALTFDDGPRKGSTEQILDILKQNNIKGTFFVLGQMLQEYPDLGKRVVAEGHAIANHTWHHWYQHMSPQVAANEIDRTTDLIYKTTGVKTNMFRPPGGIMHNGVADYARNRKYGIILWSSDSNDYSRPPVPRLVSNVMREARPGGIVLMHDGGGNRSNTVAALPEIISNFRNQGYKFVTIPELLEIEDKEQKTITAKK; this is encoded by the coding sequence GTGGAACAGAATAAGTCGTTTGGTTGGTCGCAAGGCATTTTATTTGCTTTGCTAGGTTTAGCGGGTTGTCTGAGTTTAGCTTTAATACTGCCAATTACTCAAAGTATCCCAAATGGTAAATCCAAGCAAAATAATCTTGATGTCAAAGATACTACCCTAACCCTTGGGAATCAGGAACGGGTAGAAACTATTAAGACAACGATGCTCAATACTTGGGAAATTGAGGCTAGGGCAAGAGGTCTTGCTTACGTATTACCAGCAAGGTTTCAAGGTGTAACTCTAAGTGAAGCAAAGTTAATTAAAGGAGAGAAAGTAATTGCCCTCACCTTTGATGATGGTCCAAGGAAAGGCTCTACTGAGCAAATTTTAGATATTCTCAAACAGAATAACATTAAGGGGACTTTCTTTGTTCTGGGGCAAATGCTGCAAGAGTATCCCGATTTAGGTAAACGGGTAGTTGCAGAAGGTCATGCGATCGCCAATCATACATGGCATCATTGGTATCAACACATGAGTCCTCAAGTTGCAGCGAATGAAATTGATCGCACTACAGATTTAATCTATAAAACTACTGGTGTTAAAACAAACATGTTCCGTCCACCAGGTGGAATTATGCATAACGGAGTTGCAGATTATGCAAGAAATCGTAAATATGGAATTATTCTTTGGTCATCTGATTCCAACGATTATAGCCGTCCTCCCGTACCTCGATTGGTTAGTAATGTCATGCGGGAAGCCAGACCTGGCGGTATTGTTTTAATGCATGATGGTGGTGGGAATCGTTCTAATACAGTGGCTGCTTTACCGGAAATTATTAGCAATTTTAGAAACCAAGGTTATAAATTTGTCACTATTCCTGAACTTTTAGAAATTGAAGATAAGGAACAGAAGACAATTACTGCTAAAAAATAA